A genome region from Marinobacter panjinensis includes the following:
- the gorA gene encoding glutathione-disulfide reductase, with product MSDKQDFDLIIIGAGSGGVRLARMSAAKGARVAVVESRYLGGTCVNVGCVPKKLFVYGSHAGEDIEDAAGYGWNVPGDQVTFDWTRLVANKNAEIERLNGIYGRMLENAGVTVIEGTASLADANTVVVGDQTFTSKHITIATGSWPVVPEVPGKECVLTSNEMFYLPQLPKQAVVWGGGYIAVEFAGILAGLGVETTLLYRGELFLRGFDDDVRDFTASEMRKKGINLRFGVNIESIETDNAHYAVDLTDGSRLNTGLVMAATGRRALVDGLGLEELGVQLSASGHVVVDDHFQTAVPSITALGDVIGTPQLTPVALAQGMVLSRRLFGDGKGEMDYSSIPTAVFCQPNIGTVGLTEAEAREAGHKLRIYRSEFKPMKHTLSGRDERSLMKLVVDDESDRVLGAHMVGPDAGEITQGIAVAIKAGATKAQFDSTIGIHPTSAEEFVTMRDPVA from the coding sequence GTGTCTGACAAGCAGGATTTCGATCTTATTATTATTGGCGCCGGTTCCGGCGGTGTTCGACTGGCCCGGATGTCTGCTGCCAAGGGTGCACGTGTAGCTGTAGTTGAATCACGTTACCTTGGCGGAACCTGCGTCAATGTAGGCTGCGTTCCCAAAAAACTGTTCGTCTATGGGTCCCATGCCGGCGAGGATATCGAGGATGCGGCCGGGTATGGCTGGAATGTGCCTGGTGACCAGGTCACTTTTGACTGGACCCGGCTGGTGGCCAACAAGAATGCCGAAATCGAGCGGCTCAATGGCATATACGGCCGCATGCTGGAGAACGCAGGGGTTACGGTTATTGAAGGGACTGCCTCACTCGCGGATGCCAATACCGTTGTTGTTGGTGATCAGACCTTCACCAGCAAACACATTACCATTGCGACCGGCAGCTGGCCTGTGGTGCCTGAGGTGCCGGGCAAGGAATGCGTCCTTACCTCAAACGAGATGTTTTACCTGCCGCAACTGCCAAAACAGGCTGTGGTCTGGGGTGGCGGTTACATTGCCGTGGAGTTTGCCGGTATTCTTGCCGGTCTAGGGGTGGAAACAACTCTGCTGTATCGGGGGGAGCTCTTCCTGCGGGGGTTTGACGACGATGTCCGGGACTTTACGGCGTCGGAGATGCGCAAGAAAGGTATCAACCTCCGTTTTGGCGTCAATATCGAATCCATTGAGACTGACAACGCTCACTATGCCGTCGACCTGACCGATGGCTCTCGCCTGAATACCGGGCTGGTCATGGCAGCGACGGGCCGCCGGGCGCTGGTGGACGGCCTTGGCCTGGAAGAACTGGGGGTTCAGCTAAGCGCCTCCGGGCACGTGGTGGTGGATGACCATTTCCAGACCGCGGTTCCTTCCATTACGGCGTTGGGTGATGTGATTGGCACGCCCCAGCTGACACCGGTGGCCCTGGCCCAGGGCATGGTGCTCTCGCGGCGCCTGTTCGGGGATGGCAAGGGAGAAATGGATTACAGCAGCATCCCCACAGCCGTATTCTGCCAGCCCAATATCGGCACGGTTGGCCTGACCGAAGCAGAGGCTCGGGAGGCCGGCCATAAATTGCGCATTTACCGCTCCGAATTCAAACCCATGAAGCACACCCTCAGCGGGCGGGACGAGCGATCGCTGATGAAACTGGTGGTGGATGATGAATCGGACCGCGTGCTTGGTGCGCATATGGTAGGGCCGGATGCCGGCGAGATTACCCAGGGAATCGCTGTTGCCATCAAGGCAGGGGCCACCAAGGCACAATTTGACAGCACCATAGGTATCCATCCGACCTCTGCAGAAGAGTTCGTCACCATGCGTGATCCCGTGGCGTAA
- a CDS encoding TonB-dependent receptor plug domain-containing protein, translated as MCLRLIPILLAGVIATATTAEAEDDIPETYDLTALSDAPEAFEAGSAIPEVLTTTRLRQPKSRVPGTTTIITGDMIRDLGIMNLVEVFRLVPGMTVNSVGSNQPVTSYHGTVHYEQRRLQVQIDGRTAYTPSLSDMDWNSMPVPLELIERIEISRGPNSAAYGINAFLGTINIITHAPEGTAGVKLRAISGSRGYRRAFGSVGDAIDDYKWRLAYEKRRSDGFDEQVDDNKVYPFHDGYDMNTFNYDSNLVFSNDYDLDFRAGIVDGVDEEDARKTGKLGADRDPDILVDDYYLQTRLNVTTSERHFYHVQASFQNYDRRQRWTICIPQDQFIDIRDPNTPTPELRACEPGDTDPFKANLNEDTEESRLEFEIQDTILFSPDLKLVSGLGYRKDTYRSETFFNGRGNNYQSRVFGNLEYSPFRWLTLNSGGNWEKTTTTDEVYFSPRLAANFILSNNHTLRFVYSRAVRTPDAFEQNPDWSYRVRNVRPPFEAAEGQRFLVEDLVNPATSTLGKTLEEERITSREISYFGQYYLDSSIVSLEVRYFNDQLRDMISGIINEEDWTIDNNVALDQKGFEVEASLDFPGTKLRVTYAYLDQDGRYTGENDRDAGDKQYAIDLLGRLSVRHSGSFAWIQDLPFDLTSSAAFYFADEFRRSQFERADFRLARQVFHTGYSYELALTMQHYLNTDPTLSPDNIIKDHNQFFVEAGVRF; from the coding sequence ATGTGTCTTCGCCTGATTCCCATCCTGTTGGCTGGCGTCATTGCCACCGCTACAACGGCGGAAGCAGAGGACGATATTCCCGAAACCTATGACCTGACGGCCCTCAGTGACGCCCCTGAAGCCTTTGAAGCGGGCTCGGCTATTCCCGAAGTTCTGACCACTACCCGGCTCAGACAACCGAAGTCCCGGGTTCCTGGCACAACCACCATCATTACCGGAGACATGATCCGGGATCTCGGCATCATGAACCTGGTCGAGGTTTTCCGCCTGGTACCAGGCATGACAGTAAATTCGGTAGGCAGTAACCAGCCGGTTACAAGTTACCACGGAACCGTACACTATGAGCAGCGCCGGCTGCAGGTTCAGATTGACGGTCGCACCGCCTATACCCCCAGCCTGTCGGACATGGACTGGAATTCCATGCCGGTGCCGCTGGAACTGATTGAGCGGATTGAGATCAGCCGCGGCCCCAACAGCGCAGCCTATGGCATCAACGCATTCCTGGGCACCATCAACATCATTACCCATGCGCCCGAGGGCACCGCTGGCGTTAAACTGCGCGCCATCTCGGGTTCGCGGGGCTACCGTCGGGCATTCGGCTCTGTGGGCGACGCCATTGACGACTACAAGTGGCGTCTGGCCTATGAAAAGCGAAGGTCAGATGGCTTCGATGAGCAGGTAGACGACAACAAGGTCTACCCGTTTCATGACGGGTACGATATGAACACGTTCAATTACGACAGCAATCTTGTTTTCAGCAACGACTATGATCTCGATTTCAGAGCCGGCATTGTCGATGGCGTGGACGAGGAAGACGCGCGCAAAACCGGCAAGCTGGGTGCGGACCGGGACCCTGATATCCTGGTTGACGACTATTACCTCCAGACACGGCTGAACGTTACCACCTCGGAACGCCACTTCTACCATGTTCAGGCGTCGTTCCAGAATTACGATCGCAGGCAAAGGTGGACCATCTGCATTCCCCAGGACCAGTTCATCGACATTCGTGATCCGAATACACCAACCCCCGAGCTCAGGGCATGTGAACCGGGCGATACCGATCCCTTCAAGGCCAACCTGAATGAGGATACTGAAGAGTCCCGCCTGGAGTTCGAGATTCAGGATACCATTCTGTTCAGTCCGGACCTGAAACTTGTCTCCGGTCTGGGCTACCGCAAGGATACCTATCGGTCCGAGACATTTTTTAACGGCCGCGGCAATAACTACCAGTCGCGGGTATTCGGCAACCTCGAATACTCACCTTTTCGCTGGCTAACGTTGAATTCCGGTGGCAACTGGGAGAAAACAACCACAACGGATGAGGTGTATTTCTCCCCGCGACTTGCTGCAAACTTTATCCTCTCGAACAATCATACCCTGCGTTTCGTCTACTCCAGGGCTGTCCGGACACCGGATGCCTTCGAGCAGAATCCGGACTGGTCCTATCGCGTCAGAAACGTCCGGCCGCCCTTCGAGGCCGCGGAAGGCCAGAGGTTCCTTGTGGAAGACCTGGTAAATCCCGCTACATCCACGCTTGGCAAGACACTTGAAGAAGAGCGCATAACATCACGGGAAATAAGCTATTTCGGCCAGTACTACCTCGACTCATCTATTGTTTCTCTGGAGGTCCGGTACTTTAACGATCAACTCAGGGACATGATCAGTGGCATTATTAATGAAGAGGACTGGACCATTGATAACAATGTCGCACTGGATCAGAAGGGTTTCGAAGTAGAAGCATCCCTGGATTTCCCGGGCACCAAACTCCGCGTGACCTATGCTTACCTGGATCAGGACGGACGCTACACCGGGGAAAATGACCGTGATGCCGGGGACAAACAATACGCCATCGATCTGCTGGGGCGGCTATCTGTCCGGCACTCGGGAAGCTTCGCGTGGATTCAGGACTTGCCGTTTGACCTGACCTCCTCGGCCGCTTTCTATTTTGCCGACGAATTCCGCCGTTCCCAGTTCGAACGGGCCGATTTCCGGCTGGCCCGGCAGGTTTTTCACACCGGCTACAGTTACGAACTGGCGTTAACCATGCAACACTATCTGAACACGGACCCGACTCTCAGCCCGGACAACATTATCAAAGATCACAATCAGTTCTTCGTTGAAGCGGGCGTAAGATTCTGA
- a CDS encoding HAMP domain-containing hybrid sensor histidine kinase/response regulator — MNKQPDVQQAPLSRKLLLLGAAPAIVMFVVLMVFFTSARLDDARKDLADSSQMLADSLAPAVEYAVVSGNTAALEQILSQSLRRSRAQWIRVSNLMGDEVGFVSTEQPLKTTPDETFDVFESEILQQPVDLGGDRETEWFEPDYGFGAGALRVGTVQVGVNKEQLAARRQDILWTSLAVGFSLLLFTLLIVNHSLNSIIFPIRGLSRRVTKLTNREYEEVPVSRTGTTREIRELEESLNSLATHLRTLKQSRDETLASTEKARERAELANRSKSEFLATMSHELRTPLNGVLGMIELVTEEPLSPRQIDYLKTARQSTEDLLTVINDILDYSHIDRGTLELDSREFDLQQLITNCTASYRHIAEQQGLTLSTKFVGEWPDHPLVLGDASRLRQIVAGLIDNAIKFTGDGFINVQADWFSLEENCVVLKCTVTDSGCGIPVERIHDIFNSFEQLETGHSRRYGGTGMGLSLVQRLVELMGGHVEVETDLGKGSSFRFELPFELATPPASALPRDPGPLITGKGKARALVVEDNMVNQRVATALLRRLGFEADAAINGEEALELVQTNHSGYDVILMDCQMPVMDGYETTRCIREWEKSNGQGGTPIIALTADALPGTESTCREAGMNDYLSKPVRKENLRQVLSRWIRM; from the coding sequence ATGAATAAGCAACCAGACGTGCAGCAGGCCCCGCTTTCCAGAAAGCTTCTGCTGTTGGGGGCCGCGCCGGCGATCGTCATGTTCGTTGTACTTATGGTGTTTTTCACCTCGGCACGGCTCGATGATGCCCGCAAGGATCTGGCCGATAGCAGCCAGATGCTGGCTGACAGCCTTGCTCCTGCTGTTGAGTACGCGGTGGTATCCGGCAACACCGCAGCCCTTGAGCAGATTCTCTCGCAATCGCTGCGCCGCAGCCGGGCACAATGGATCAGGGTGTCCAACCTGATGGGTGACGAGGTCGGTTTTGTGTCTACCGAACAGCCGCTAAAAACAACGCCGGACGAAACCTTCGATGTGTTCGAATCGGAAATTCTGCAGCAGCCAGTAGATCTGGGTGGAGACCGCGAGACAGAGTGGTTTGAACCGGATTATGGGTTCGGCGCCGGCGCCCTGAGGGTGGGCACCGTTCAGGTTGGTGTTAACAAGGAACAACTGGCTGCACGTCGTCAGGACATCCTCTGGACATCGCTTGCCGTTGGCTTTTCACTGCTGCTGTTTACGTTGCTGATCGTAAACCACTCCCTCAACAGCATCATTTTTCCCATTCGCGGTCTCTCCAGGCGGGTGACGAAACTGACCAACCGGGAGTATGAAGAAGTTCCGGTCAGCCGCACCGGCACTACCCGTGAAATTCGCGAACTGGAAGAAAGCCTGAACTCGCTGGCCACCCATCTGAGAACACTGAAGCAATCGAGGGACGAGACACTTGCCTCGACAGAGAAAGCCAGGGAGCGGGCAGAACTGGCCAACCGGTCGAAATCAGAGTTCCTGGCAACCATGAGCCATGAACTGCGCACCCCTCTCAACGGCGTGCTGGGCATGATTGAACTGGTCACCGAGGAACCACTGAGCCCTCGCCAGATTGATTATCTGAAAACCGCACGCCAGTCCACCGAGGACCTGCTGACCGTTATCAACGATATTCTGGATTACTCCCACATCGACCGTGGAACGCTGGAACTGGACAGCCGTGAATTTGACCTGCAACAGCTGATCACCAACTGTACGGCAAGCTATCGTCACATTGCCGAACAGCAGGGCCTGACACTATCCACCAAGTTCGTGGGGGAATGGCCAGACCATCCCCTGGTGCTTGGCGATGCCTCCAGACTGCGACAGATCGTCGCCGGGTTGATTGATAATGCCATCAAATTTACTGGCGACGGCTTCATCAACGTTCAGGCCGACTGGTTCTCGCTGGAGGAAAACTGCGTTGTCCTGAAATGCACCGTAACCGATTCCGGTTGCGGCATTCCCGTTGAACGGATTCACGATATTTTCAACTCCTTCGAGCAGCTGGAAACCGGTCATTCCAGGCGTTACGGTGGAACCGGCATGGGACTCTCCCTGGTGCAACGGCTGGTGGAGCTGATGGGCGGCCACGTAGAGGTGGAAACCGACCTTGGCAAGGGCTCCTCGTTCCGTTTCGAATTGCCGTTTGAGCTGGCAACCCCGCCAGCCTCAGCCCTCCCCAGAGATCCGGGCCCGCTGATAACCGGGAAAGGCAAGGCCCGGGCGCTGGTAGTGGAAGACAATATGGTCAATCAGCGGGTTGCTACTGCCCTGCTCAGGCGCCTGGGATTTGAAGCCGATGCCGCGATCAATGGTGAGGAGGCTCTGGAGCTGGTACAGACCAACCACTCCGGCTATGACGTGATTCTGATGGACTGCCAGATGCCGGTGATGGACGGGTACGAAACCACCCGCTGCATCCGGGAGTGGGAAAAGAGTAACGGCCAGGGTGGTACCCCGATCATTGCGCTCACCGCTGACGCACTGCCGGGCACCGAATCGACCTGCCGCGAAGCGGGAATGAACGATTACCTCTCAAAGCCGGTCAGAAAAGAAAACCTGAGACAGGTGCTCAGCCGCTGGATACGGATGTAA
- a CDS encoding FadR/GntR family transcriptional regulator has product MKLARITRGSLVETAIESLRHAIEDGHWAIGARLPVEADLSESLGVSRNTVREAVRVLVHVGMLETRQGDGTYVRATKDAGETLRRIGRSELRDKLEVRIMLETEAAKLAAKRRDSKDMERMTLALDNRAKAGDMIEDRIRHDQAFHTALVAASHNPALTELYDYFAHAVALTIEQTELDSELPEPSQEDHELLLAAIRRQDETKAEALARALLQPSLDALGSRLP; this is encoded by the coding sequence ATGAAACTCGCAAGAATTACCAGAGGCTCTCTGGTCGAAACGGCCATCGAGAGCCTTCGCCACGCCATCGAAGACGGTCACTGGGCCATAGGTGCCCGCCTCCCCGTGGAAGCAGACCTGTCGGAATCGCTGGGTGTCAGCCGTAACACGGTTCGGGAAGCGGTCCGGGTACTGGTTCATGTGGGCATGCTGGAAACCCGCCAGGGCGACGGTACCTACGTTCGGGCTACAAAAGATGCCGGAGAAACCCTGCGACGAATCGGCCGCTCTGAATTGAGAGACAAGCTGGAAGTGCGCATCATGCTGGAAACGGAAGCGGCGAAGCTGGCAGCGAAGCGTCGTGATTCGAAGGATATGGAGAGGATGACCCTTGCCCTGGATAACCGGGCAAAGGCCGGTGACATGATCGAGGACCGTATCCGCCATGATCAGGCCTTTCACACAGCATTGGTAGCCGCGTCCCACAACCCTGCCCTCACCGAGCTGTACGATTATTTTGCCCATGCGGTCGCGCTGACCATCGAGCAGACAGAACTGGACTCCGAACTCCCCGAGCCTTCTCAGGAAGATCATGAGTTGTTACTGGCGGCTATCCGGCGGCAGGATGAGACAAAGGCAGAAGCACTGGCCAGGGCTCTGCTGCAACCAAGCCTGGACGCCCTGGGAAGCCGGCTGCCATGA
- the gspM gene encoding type II secretion system protein GspM, whose amino-acid sequence MLNRIGEQPAVGKLIAQYDQLPRRDQQALTVLAIAVLLGILYFAIWTPAVSFHDDAISERERSAELLAWLEANRDSLQRLSGVSSGQGNAAVNTPEDGRALMSLVTRSAGEAGLSLQRFEPSGDNAIRVWLEGAPFTEVASWLEQLNTGHGVQIDQASMDRQNAPGMVSVRLTLTI is encoded by the coding sequence ATGTTGAACAGAATCGGGGAGCAACCAGCCGTCGGTAAACTGATTGCCCAGTATGATCAGTTGCCGCGCAGGGACCAGCAGGCGTTAACCGTTTTGGCGATTGCGGTTTTGCTGGGCATTCTTTATTTTGCCATCTGGACACCTGCGGTAAGTTTCCATGATGACGCCATCAGCGAGCGGGAACGTTCCGCCGAGCTTCTGGCCTGGCTGGAAGCCAATCGCGATTCCCTTCAGAGGCTGTCCGGCGTCAGTAGTGGCCAGGGAAATGCCGCGGTTAACACCCCGGAAGACGGCCGTGCGTTGATGTCGCTGGTTACCCGCAGTGCCGGAGAGGCAGGGCTGTCGCTGCAGCGCTTCGAGCCTAGCGGTGACAACGCGATTCGGGTCTGGCTTGAAGGTGCCCCCTTTACCGAGGTGGCAAGCTGGCTTGAGCAACTGAATACCGGGCATGGTGTCCAGATAGATCAGGCCTCCATGGATCGACAGAACGCCCCGGGCATGGTATCCGTACGCCTTACGTTAACAATCTGA
- a CDS encoding bile acid:sodium symporter family protein — protein sequence MKFRLDTFTSLLLGAIVLATFLPVRGDAADALATAGTVAVALLFFLHGAALSREQIVAGATHWRLHIIITAFTFVFFPLVVLPINEISRFAPSWMPPDLGLGFLYLGVLPSAVSSSIAYTAMARGNVPAAICSAAASNVFGMMLTPFLLLLLVSTSGDSNFSVAEALRDIVIQLLLPFAVGHGLRPWLGGFLARHETLTSRYDQCVIWLIVYSAFSHSVASGLWQNLPLNAILLAIALCFALLGFFMVMAMFVVRRLGFSLEDEAAVVFCGSKKSLASGLPMAKVLFSGHPGFGMIVLPIMCYNQIQVIVGAMLAQKYRSKIEAASATSAHSTE from the coding sequence ATGAAATTCCGCCTCGACACCTTCACCAGCCTGCTGCTTGGCGCCATTGTTCTGGCCACTTTCCTGCCCGTTCGTGGCGATGCCGCCGACGCTCTGGCAACCGCCGGCACCGTGGCGGTTGCGCTGCTGTTCTTCCTGCACGGTGCGGCACTGTCCCGCGAGCAGATTGTCGCTGGCGCCACCCATTGGCGACTGCACATCATTATTACCGCGTTTACCTTCGTATTCTTTCCGCTGGTGGTGCTGCCCATTAATGAGATCAGCCGCTTTGCACCGAGCTGGATGCCGCCGGACCTGGGTCTGGGCTTTCTCTATCTGGGGGTCTTACCATCCGCGGTGTCTTCTTCCATCGCCTACACCGCAATGGCAAGAGGCAACGTTCCTGCCGCAATCTGCAGCGCTGCTGCGTCCAATGTATTCGGTATGATGCTGACGCCGTTCCTGCTGCTATTACTCGTGAGCACGTCCGGTGATAGCAATTTCTCGGTGGCCGAAGCGCTCCGCGACATCGTGATTCAGCTGCTACTGCCATTCGCAGTCGGCCATGGACTGCGACCGTGGCTGGGCGGCTTCCTGGCACGCCACGAGACCCTCACTTCCCGCTATGACCAGTGTGTGATCTGGCTGATCGTCTATTCCGCCTTCTCGCACTCGGTTGCCAGCGGCCTCTGGCAAAACCTGCCGCTGAACGCCATCCTGCTGGCGATAGCACTGTGCTTTGCACTGCTCGGGTTCTTTATGGTGATGGCGATGTTTGTGGTTCGCAGGCTCGGGTTCAGCCTGGAAGATGAAGCCGCGGTGGTGTTCTGTGGTTCCAAGAAAAGCCTGGCGTCAGGCCTGCCCATGGCGAAGGTGTTGTTCTCCGGGCATCCCGGGTTCGGCATGATTGTGCTGCCGATTATGTGCTACAACCAGATTCAGGTCATCGTCGGTGCCATGCTGGCACAAAAATACCGCAGCAAGATCGAGGCGGCGTCAGCCACCTCCGCCCATTCCACTGAATAA
- a CDS encoding ABC transporter substrate-binding protein, producing MKAPDNPNNPARTASPVTRWYLVILALFLVVTPPHPAVAQSDTGALVYLAGSANNALNRRMLSLLEDALGSSTVIRAFSRGQTSQDTTTPVIALGAEAFTRVRQEDKRVPILALLVDETFIDGYADRSGGSISGILYNPPLLRQAIAGGVILPQATRVAMLARPDTVEIYEPVTEQLPDYGMEGKIFVVTSDDKLIPTLIRALSYGDFILAAPDSSIYNPRTIKHILLTAYRRNRIVIGPSQAYVKAGSLASTYTPLTRIAELAADYIEDYRASGQFPAPAYPENFSIDLNLQVARSLNIPLPDRQDIITSVMEQLAGPEEAADE from the coding sequence ATGAAAGCACCAGATAACCCGAACAACCCGGCAAGAACAGCGTCGCCTGTAACCAGATGGTATCTGGTTATCCTTGCCCTTTTTCTGGTTGTCACGCCACCTCATCCTGCAGTCGCTCAATCCGACACCGGTGCACTGGTCTACCTTGCCGGGTCCGCGAATAATGCCCTGAACCGCCGCATGCTATCCCTGCTTGAAGACGCACTGGGAAGTTCAACGGTTATCCGGGCTTTCAGCCGGGGGCAAACCTCCCAGGATACGACAACGCCCGTTATTGCCCTTGGCGCCGAGGCCTTTACCCGCGTTCGTCAGGAGGACAAACGCGTACCTATCCTGGCACTGCTCGTGGATGAGACATTCATCGACGGCTATGCCGATCGCTCCGGTGGTTCCATCTCTGGCATTCTTTACAACCCTCCCCTTCTGCGGCAGGCCATAGCCGGCGGGGTCATTCTGCCGCAAGCCACCCGGGTGGCGATGTTGGCACGCCCTGATACGGTTGAAATATATGAGCCGGTAACGGAACAGCTTCCCGACTATGGAATGGAGGGCAAAATATTTGTTGTCACTTCCGATGACAAGCTGATACCAACTCTGATCCGGGCGCTGAGCTACGGGGATTTCATTCTCGCTGCGCCTGACAGCAGCATCTACAACCCGAGAACCATCAAGCACATCCTGCTCACAGCTTACCGGCGCAACCGGATTGTCATTGGCCCGAGTCAGGCTTATGTAAAGGCGGGATCACTGGCGTCCACCTACACACCCCTGACCCGGATTGCTGAACTGGCAGCGGACTACATCGAAGATTACCGGGCCAGCGGCCAGTTTCCTGCGCCAGCTTATCCGGAAAACTTCAGTATCGATCTGAACCTGCAAGTGGCGAGATCCCTGAATATTCCGTTGCCTGACAGGCAGGACATTATTACATCGGTAATGGAGCAGCTTGCCGGGCCCGAGGAGGCTGCTGATGAATAA
- a CDS encoding GNAT family N-acetyltransferase has protein sequence MIDGTDNKNSAEAAIVRLDASARNEAISILVSAYRDEPTFQYLFDHRRPGYEQRVRATVRELIDLYFELDQDAIGVMVDDTLMAVAFIGEPELRLNLAEQISWRIRMVLTAGFACTRRYLDYHQKIKEMLPQPLAHQLPLMGVNPKYQNKGYGRMLLSAVEKLCAENPSGSGLVLDTGNSRYLPFYESEGFRSLGTIRLGDFEDHILFREVHAGEAVRAPG, from the coding sequence ATGATTGACGGCACAGACAACAAGAACAGCGCGGAGGCGGCTATTGTCCGTCTCGATGCAAGTGCCCGTAACGAAGCCATATCGATATTGGTCAGCGCCTATCGGGATGAACCTACGTTCCAGTACCTGTTTGATCACCGCCGGCCCGGTTATGAGCAGCGGGTAAGGGCCACGGTGCGGGAACTGATCGATCTCTACTTCGAGCTGGACCAGGACGCCATTGGCGTGATGGTGGATGATACGCTGATGGCGGTTGCGTTTATTGGTGAGCCTGAACTCAGGCTGAACCTGGCCGAGCAGATCAGTTGGCGCATCCGCATGGTACTTACCGCCGGCTTTGCCTGCACCCGCCGTTATCTCGACTACCACCAGAAAATCAAGGAAATGCTGCCGCAACCCCTCGCGCACCAGTTGCCGCTGATGGGGGTCAATCCCAAATACCAGAATAAGGGGTATGGGCGGATGTTACTGTCCGCTGTGGAAAAACTCTGCGCAGAAAACCCTAGCGGTAGTGGTCTTGTTCTTGATACTGGCAACAGCCGGTATCTGCCGTTTTACGAATCGGAAGGCTTTCGCAGCCTTGGCACCATTCGACTGGGTGATTTTGAAGACCACATACTGTTTCGTGAGGTCCACGCCGGAGAGGCCGTAAGGGCCCCCGGATAA
- a CDS encoding J domain-containing protein, translating to MNCWEILGIEPTRDRARIDAAYERQEKFASEEELERLRQAYREATGGESVVSGVEPEKREEANQASEQAEPAELDASEQQIVREVVIQIRALLNDSRRSSDPQIWKAILGEPPADQPRIRKEIGRALEQQVRPMAENGTFPAPVVEFLAGWFDWYSLRDTPELQAEDETFSDRSGADQGPQEELPPQMVNFWPAVIGWIVGLAILATLFSGMGGGG from the coding sequence ATGAATTGTTGGGAAATATTGGGCATAGAGCCCACCCGTGACCGGGCCCGGATTGATGCCGCCTACGAGCGGCAGGAGAAGTTTGCTTCTGAGGAGGAGCTGGAACGCTTGCGTCAGGCCTATCGTGAAGCCACTGGCGGCGAGTCTGTCGTGTCCGGGGTCGAACCGGAAAAAAGGGAAGAGGCAAACCAGGCTTCGGAGCAGGCCGAACCGGCCGAGCTGGATGCGTCTGAACAGCAGATTGTGCGGGAAGTGGTGATTCAGATCCGCGCCCTGCTCAATGATTCCCGCCGCAGCAGTGACCCGCAAATCTGGAAGGCCATTCTTGGTGAGCCGCCAGCGGATCAGCCCCGGATCAGGAAAGAAATAGGCCGCGCCCTGGAACAGCAGGTACGGCCGATGGCCGAGAATGGCACGTTCCCGGCGCCTGTGGTGGAGTTTCTGGCAGGTTGGTTTGACTGGTACAGCCTCCGCGATACGCCTGAACTCCAGGCAGAAGATGAAACTTTTTCCGATAGATCCGGTGCAGACCAGGGGCCCCAGGAAGAGTTGCCGCCCCAGATGGTCAACTTCTGGCCAGCGGTCATCGGCTGGATTGTAGGCCTGGCAATCCTGGCGACCTTATTCAGTGGAATGGGCGGAGGTGGCTGA